The following nucleotide sequence is from Salvia miltiorrhiza cultivar Shanhuang (shh) chromosome 7, IMPLAD_Smil_shh, whole genome shotgun sequence.
TATTTACTGGCGGATAGAATGATAATTAGCGGTTTTTTGATGTTTTAGAAGCTATTGTGTTGCCtgatttgaaatatttgaagcAGAAAACACACGCCTTTAGTAATGACCAACATGGACATGTCTTAACAATTAtgagttgaaattatgaatgagactttggagaagtgaacaatgttttatataaaagttTAGTTAATAGCATAAAACACCCAAAGTATGCTTTTTTATGCATTAAACTATCAAAGAAGACGTTTAGCCCAAGTAGCCGCCCGAAATTAATTACCCGCCGTGATTAGCCGCTGAAATGTTTTCAAGCGGCTACTGCTTGCGGATAATTATTTACTGGCGGCTAGTTTCATTAATCatcttatttcataattttatctaGGATGCAAGTGGAAAATCATAGAAAAATACTCAAAAAGATACTGCAACCTCTAATCAAAACGTCATTTgcataattatcatttaaatgtACAAATACATAAGCTATTTCGGTGCGGGGATGCAAAACTCGTAGATGCTACTGCCTATCTTGCGCCTATAGTCGGCGGCGTGCCCATTGCCCCACGCAAGGCTCGGCGAGCCTGATATCAGACGCTCCACATACATGCACGCAAAAACACCGGAGCTGCATTGATCTGGCTGCTGAAACTGCTCATTCTCGTCGGCATATTGGATTTTCAACCTTCGCCATTGGAGGTTTTCCAACGGGTTGTCGACAATCGTGGTCCTTGCGAACCACTGGGACACTTCAAGCATCTTACCCAACAGGCACTGCAGCGGATATAGGGCGGCGATCACATCGAAGCGCGGCTGCGGCATGGTCTTGAACAACTGCGAATCGAAGATGTCgcaaactccactcagcaaatCCACTCGGCATGTAATGTAACGTCCACACACATGTATAGGCAAAATGAGCTGCACGCGCAAATGCAATTGGTGAagaggaaataaaaaatgaactactcCAACATATTGATACTGTAGATATATATGTGTACCGTTGTGGCATTCATCCAATCGCCATGAGTCGAAGATACCCCCTGCCCATGCACCATATACATCTTCTTGGCATGCGGTTGCCACGTAGCAAAAACTCCGTCGGAATATATAAACCGCCCTTCTGCCTTCGCGGGAAACATTTCCCGCCACGCTGACTTCAACTGCGTGAATTCATCATCGAAATATTTCTGCAGCAAttaaacattatattaaaagcatatttgattataattctgtatccaataataatatttaattaaatgcttaCGAATAACTCTGTATCCAATACGATGGTGGTCCTCGCATCAACACCGTCTATCAAGTCATCACCCCTCATCAACCTCGATCTCATCGTCATCATGTAGCAATCAACAGCCTGCACGTACTTAAATGTTAGTAACAAGTGACCAGACTTTCATGATAACAACTGATTCATAAATTAACCAACATTGGACGAGAGGTCCCTCCTCGTGTTTTGCATAGTGGTCCAAAAGCTCCACGGGAGAGGGTGTTCGCTCTCTGCCACCGACATCGTCCGGTAGTTGCCACGGTTGCCAGCTTTCATCATACGGTCAAACCCGTCAACATACTGTGAGTCGACGGGTCTCGGCACGGCGCTGTGCACGTATGGTGATCGAAGTGCAGCTGACGGGTTCCGTTCTCGGCGACTTCTGCGTGGAGCCTCCGGTGCACAAATACTGAGGGGAACAGCAGCTACTGCCTCAGAAACTGCCTCAGAAACTCCCTATAATTCACATAAAACAACGCAAGTTAAACAATgttgacataatttaaattaaatgacttgtaaaTTTAATGCAACGACAACATACCCCTCTAAACTGCTTCCAATACTCGTGCATCTCATCTTGAGTCAGGATCGGAGCCGAAGAACGGGCCGGCTCAAAAGGGTATGCTGAACTCGTGCCCGGCTCAGCCCACGAGTAGCGTGGCCCGCCATAAGAACTGGACGCCTCGAATGTGGGCATGTGGTGGACACCCATGTGCGGAGTCTGCACATGCCCAAAACTAGTCGGGCCACCAAACGGATCATGCTGCCACTGCGGGGTGTGCATGGCATCACCAGTAGTCTGTCCCACCTCTCGTGCAGGAGACTCATGTGCAGGGGATTGGTGATGCGATGGGGCCTCTGAGGATGTAGGCTGCGCCGGATCGGAGTCGGGCTCGGGCTGGGGCTCGCGTCTCCTGTCAGAGTGAGATCGTGGAGCAGGTCTGGGCACGTGAACATCAGTGCTATGCGAGCATCGGCAACGCATAGCATCGAACTTGTCCTCGAAATATCTCTTAATCCTCCTGAACAGGCTGTCCTCCACGGTCCTCGCTACCCGTTCCTCACTCTCGCGCATCATGTGCTGCATGCGCTGCCAATCCTCCTCGCTCCACTGTGAAGGTGCAGGAGCATCCTCGTGCCTAGGCCTCGGGGCTCTGTGACTGTGAGACCTTCGACCAGAATCAACGGGGTGATCGCCCCCAATGCTCTGATCGTGATGGCTGCTGCTCGATGAGGTGTCCACTATTTGTCCCCTCGGGCGCTTGCCAGTATCCTGTCTCATACTGCGACGCCGAGGTTGATGCTCAGGAGCATCCTCGTTGTGGTCCCCACCAGTGTAGCGCTGCCGAGGCTGCCTATGACCAAAGACTGCCGGCTCTGGTACTCGAACCCCTATCCTGGCATTGACGCCTGCCACCGATAGCCAGTAAGATGTCTTGGCCTCGTACTCATCGGGGACCATCTCCCATATCCCGTTCTcctagaaacaaaaaaaatgtagtcaaacattaatattcataaactaaaataatattaacaaataaacaactaaATTATTACCGGAGACTCAAAATAACTCTGTAACCCATCCAACTTGGTCTTCACGAACGTCCACCTCCGAAATCTAGGGTAAACCCCCGCATTGCATATGGCTATGGCTGGGCCCAAATAGGGACCCCAAATGAATAGGGCCCaagaaggaccgtagaagtgatacttttTACAATCCTTTTTGATTGTGCTGTGCTTCAACCTGTAGTTCAAGCTTCTATACGCGCACGATCCCCAAGGAAATCTGGAAAAGGTCGGCAAATCATCCACCAGCTTCCAAGTCCAGGACTGCACGGGTCGGCGCACGTCCACTCCTAATACaaatgcgtgtagcaccaacaAGTGGGCCACACGGAGGTACAACCCGCCGTCGGTGTCAACCACTGGATTGACGGTGTCGAAATATATATCCGCCAGCTCCCGCACTGACACCGGTTGAGAGCGGCAAAATTGTCTAAATGTATGAGCCCGACTCAGATCGTGCTCAGCCTCGGGGTCAAAAGGATCATCCCCAAAGGACAATCCTGTCACGAGAGCGAAATCTCTCGGAGTAAACTCAACGTTCCTCCCGTTGATGTAGAAGCAgatctcatcatcctcatcgTCTCTCGTGATCTTAAGATGACGAGAGACAATATGGTGCAATGCAGCATTGCACTTCTGGCCCGGCTGCCAATCCAACATCATCCCAAAGCACCCATGCCTGAACGTATTCTCCGGTGCAAAACCGCCAATTTCGTTTAGTCTCGAGACTACTGTCGATAGGTAAGTAATATTGTTGTACGTACTGATCTCAACTGCCACACGATTGATTTGCTCGCGCCTCGAATAAGGGACCtattcaatacaaaaaataactcaatttacaaagcataatgaattaacaaacatcaactaataataatgcataattaactattaaattactagaaacataaataaaaaaatatagaaccaCAATAaacaagtatccgccagtaattaatttttttaagaagtagccgcctGGTGTTTTCAAACccggcggctacttcttaaaaagattaattactggcggatattaGGTAATTATGGttctatatgtttttattagtattttataaatttttaaattctgaataaccaaaaaaacgttattattttatgcgtaatacagtaaaattaacctaatgatctaaatagacgattaaatatatctaaatatgcttcaactaaataaaaattctaacaacactgaaactatactcaaacttgtaacagcactcaactacactatatctaacatatacgaaacatataaataaatctaacaaatactatatctaaatcaaaattcaatactatacaaaacatatgaaaattcaaaacatataaattgtaacatacaaacatataaattctaacataatgattctaacataaaaattcacccatatacaaaacatataaaaattcgaaacatacaaaacatatacttacttaaaaatatacaaaattcgaaacatatacaaaacatatagattcttaacatataaatatatctaacatatacaaaacaaataacaagtatacttacttggtttgaagaagaagccatggcgtGAATTGTGTAAAATATTGTGTAAATGGGCTGATTTTTTCCTTCTCTCAAGTGGAGTGCGGCTGATTTGAAGAAGAGGAACCAAAACAATGGATTTTTTCCTCCAGCGGCTGATTTTTTCCTTCTCTCAAGTGCGCGGCTGCTTCTCTACTTCTTAAccctaatttaacataaaatattgtgTAAATGGGCCCTACCCAATTTATCTCTCTTATCAaagcttcaattttttcaaacaaATCCCACAAAAGCCGTGCCCACTCAATTCTAGCCGCCCGTGACTTAATTTGCTGCAAAGCCTATAGATTCCCACCCTATAAAGCTTCACCCTTGCCggttgaattgtccaatcacaatTAAATTAGCTTTAgctcttcaaaattgaaaaaaatacaacaaccaTTAATTGGAacgataataaataaaatttatgtatattgtgatATAAAAAGCAGTAATAAATGACATGGTactattatccgccagtaaaaagtATCCGCTAGAAGTAGCCGCTTAGGGTTTCTTTCACGCGGCTAATTCTAGAGgatacgaattactggcggataattaTATGGTAGGCTCTCTAGTATTTTActgtttcataatatatgattatatattatttttatccaacattttctattattttatgcgtTAGGCTATATTAATTcctgttaaataaaataaaataaaaaattcgagacttattacaccactataatccaaatttgtctaaatagaagcctattatgtatttctacttcatagaatatatttaaaaaaaaatacaaaattaaggtaagtttgtgtataataaaacagtaatacgaggatgaaaaaaattgtactttaagtatatttggaaacaaaaaaaaattatgaacctaatgtatacattatccgccagtaaaacaTAGCCGCTAGCATTAGCCGCAACCCGGCGGCTAATGCTAGCGGCTAtgttttactggcggataatgtatacattaggttcataattttttttttgtttccaaatatacttaaagtacaatttttttcatcctcgtattactgttttattatacacaaacttaccttcattattttcaaacttagggcattatacgtcaatcatcttacaataattgcacatttatctggttttgtgcatttttaactacctatcttacacattttcttacacaattgtacttgtgtaagaaaagtgtaagaacttttacaaaaaaccaagcaacccatcaccatcaagtgtacttttcggctttgactttcaaagtgggtagttttgcaaGGCATTTTATTGATGTGGGTAGATTTAATTCCAAC
It contains:
- the LOC130992523 gene encoding uncharacterized protein LOC130992523, with protein sequence MMKAGNRGNYRTMSVAESEHPLPWSFWTTMQNTRRDLSSNAVDCYMMTMRSRLMRGDDLIDGVDARTTIVLDTELFKYFDDEFTQLKSAWREMFPAKAEGRFIYSDGVFATWQPHAKKMYMVHGQGVSSTHGDWMNATTLILPIHVCGRYITCRVDLLSGVCDIFDSQLFKTMPQPRFDVIAALYPLQCLLGKMLEVSQWFARTTIVDNPLENLQWRRLKIQYADENEQFQQPDQCSSGVFACMYVERLISGSPSLAWGNGHAADYRRKIGSSIYEFCIPAPK
- the LOC130993808 gene encoding uncharacterized protein LOC130993808 — protein: MLDWQPGQKCNAALHHIVSRHLKITRDDEDDEICFYINGRNVEFTPRDFALVTGLSFGDDPFDPEAEHDLSRAHTFRQFCRSQPVSVRELADIYFDTVNPVVDTDGGLYLRVAHLLVLHAFVLGVDVRRPVQSWTWKLVDDLPTFSRFPWGSCAYRSLNYRLKHSTIKKDCKKYHFYGPSWALFIWGPYLGPAIAICNAGVYPRFRRWTFVKTKLDGLQSYFESPENGIWEMVPDEYEAKTSYWLSVAGVNARIGVRVPEPAVFGHRQPRQRYTGGDHNEDAPEHQPRRRSMRQDTGKRPRGQIVDTSSSSSHHDQSIGGDHPVDSGRRSHSHRAPRPRHEDAPAPSQWSEEDWQRMQHMMRESEERVARTVEDSLFRRIKRYFEDKFDAMRCRCSHSTDVHVPRPAPRSHSDRRREPQPEPDSDPAQPTSSEAPSHHQSPAHESPAREVGQTTGDAMHTPQWQHDPFGGPTSFGHVQTPHMGVHHMPTFEASSSYGGPRYSWAEPGTSSAYPFEPARSSAPILTQDEMHEYWKQFRGGVSEAVSEAVAAVPLSICAPEAPRRSRRERNPSTRRLTVC